ATTCCATCCCCCGTTCAATCATGTTTAGTTATAATTAGATATAACTAGTATAAATTCATATCTCATTATAGCTATGAAGGTAATCCTTGTAAACCACCAAAGAGCAGTTGGCAAGTATCACTTATGCCTGTTTAGAAGCTTGATGTTCCTGACTTTTTCGCCAGCCTCTGTTATGCCAGATGATTTGGTGTACAATATATGAGACACTGTGCATGATACATCACAGAAATTGATACATTTCAATCATACTGTTATTAATGGAGGTCTACTATGAATTCTCCTGTATCCTATACGACTGAGGAAATAGCCAAGCTACTGAAGATATCCAAGCTGACCGTCTATGATCTGATCAAAAAAGGAGAGATCCCCTCGTACCGGGTAGGTAAGCAAATGCGGGTGGATGCCAGTGATCTCGAAGCTTACAAGCAGCGCTCCAAAAGCCAACTGCTGAAGCACGACCCATCACCCCCACCCATATCCATGATGATCCCGCCGCATTCGCTATCCGGCGGTTCGACGCAGAATTCCAGTACAGCAGTCATTACTGGCCAGGATATCAGCCTCGACATTCTCGTCAAGCATCTTGAGAGCCAACAGACGTCCATTCGCCCGCTCCGCTCATATGGGGGTAGTCTGGACAGTCTCATCTCTATGTACCAGGGCAAAGCAGACATCGTCAGTACGCATCTGTGGGACGGCGACAGCGGTGAGTATAATTTGCCTTATATTCGCAAAATTCTGAACGGCTTCTCGTACCTCGTCATCCGTCTGTTATCCCGGCAAGCAGGGCTGTATGTCCAGACAGGGAATCCTTATGGTTTGCAGGGCTGGAAGGACTTGGCGCTTCCGGGGCTGCGTTTGGCGAATCGCGAGAAGGGCTCCGGCGCGCGCATCCTGCTCGACGAGCAGCTTCGTCTTCATCACATAGACCGCACTGCCTTGCTCGGATATGAAGACGAATCGACGCATCATATGGCTGTAGCAGGCAAGGTCGCCTCCGGCGAAGCCGATGTTGGTATCGGAATCGAGAAGGCCGCCAGTATTGTGGGGTCCGTGCAGTTTATTCCACTCATTCAGGAGCAGTACGATATCGTCATGCTGCGCACACCAGAGCGACAGGAATGGATTGATCTTATATTGCAGATTCTTCATTCGGACAGCTTCCGGCGGGAACTGGGAGCCATTCAGGGATATGACCTTTCTGAGACAGGAAAGACCTTGCTAGAGACATAGTCCTAAGTACAAAACAACGTTCAGGAACAGTCTTCCTGAGCGTTGGAGTCTATTATGGAACTAAATGTCGCTGTTAATGCTGAACGACTATAATGAAAATCAATGTAGCTTAGCAGGAGTAAGCCTCGGGAGCAGGCTTGCCAAGCGCAGGGAAAATCTCGTCCAACTACTTCAATAGCAAATTGCACATGATATAAAAAGAATATATGAGTTTGGCTCATACAGTTCTAAAAATAAAAGCGCCAGAACGGTTCGAAACCCGCCTGGCGCTATATTTATTGCATCAAAAAAAGGCACCTGCCTTCCTGTGTCCACCATCAGGAGAGCAAGTGCAAAATAAAACGAGGAGACTAAAAAATTTGACACTGATATTGCCATTTGCAGTTAACTTGGAACCTCTAACTCGCGCGCTTCGCAGCTTTGAGCGTTCTCAAAGCTCGTCTACGCGTTACCTTATGAGGACAGCTGGGCTGTCTTCGGGCAGTTGCCACATCTTCTCTCGCCATGTGTACATACCCCACCCTATTCACTTAGGCTCATATTGGGAGTCTGTGCCTAAAGACTTAAATGATTATGATTCTCATTATCATTTAAGATTATATAATTAAATCTACTAGAATGCAAAAGCATTTGGGGAAATATGTACCTTTATTACGGCAGTGTTCATTTCACCCTTTTACGCTTCTGTGTTACATTATATAAATAAGACGAGAACAAAAATTCGAAGCTGAATTTATGTTCGCCATTTTTCCATAGTTCTTTATTCCGAACTAAATCAAAGTCTATATCTTCTCGACATGTGTTCCATAACAACTCGTCTGTAAGAAAACTTAATGCATCCATGTTGCGCAACCGTTCGACTAACTCGGTAATCACATCTATGTCCTCACGTTGTACATATCTGGCAAGAGTGATGCTGCCTGTATCGCCATCAACATATAGATGTGAATGATGTCTTCCCTTTTTTACATGTCGAAGAGTAAGCACGCTATTGTCGATCATCATGACGCCCTCAAAAAGCTCATACATATGCGGAAGATCACAGGGACCAAGAATGACACTTACTTTTTCAAAATTACCTTTGTTCATTTAGATTAGCTCCCTTCACATCTATTAAATCGGTCTTTACTAAAGATTAGATTTGTAAATTTTATAACCTTTTAAGATTAACCTTTGTAGTTATTTTATATCCTTTGAAGATAAACTTAAATAGTTAATGCTATTTCTATTTAAATTTCTATAATGAGGTGTATGTATGGGAATTGTTTTTAAACTTGAAGAATTACTTCGAGAAATCGGGATTACTAAAAATGCTCTCGCTCGTGAGGCAAAAATCAGACCTAATACCATCTATGAGATGTGTAACAATACATCCAAGCGAATCGAATTTAAAACATTTAATACCGTGATGGAAACACTGATTCGGCTCTCTGGTCGTCCATTAACCCTACATGATGTTCTCGAATATATACCTGAGAATGAATCAGAGAAACACTGATACATTCACAGAATAGTCCGCTGCATCTTATATCTCTGCCCCTGGCAGGGATATTTTTCCCCTTGTTATTTAGCATAATTGTTATCATTATTTCAGAGTACGTGTGACTAGAATCTATACTGATAAAGGAGTATTTTCCATCATGAATGTTCATGAGAGATATCATTTTAAACTTGGCGATATTTTAGAAGAACTTGATATTTCCCGAAATAAACTAGCCGTAGAAGCAAAAATACGTCCGGCTACTGTAATAGATATGGTAAATGGCAAAACCAAAAGACTTGAATTAGAAACACTTGTCCATATACTTGATGCTTTGAACAGAATTGCCCATCAACGAAGATTTTCAAGGACTATTACTCTTGCTGATATTATAGAATACATTCCTGAAGATGGAATTGAGAGACAGTGGGACTGTAACATGAGAATGAGGATTACTACTAGCCCAGTGGGCATTTCCATGACAATTTAAGAGGTTGCTAAAGCCCCTTTTTCCCCATATTAAAGAAGCGTTGGGCTTGTTGTCCCAACGCTTCTTTATGCTAAAACAACAACTTATACTATGATTAATCCACTTTGCCGCCTTCTACGACCAATTGATCTGTAAAGCCTTCTCCATAAACGGAGGTCAGTGTGTCCTTGTAGGCTTGATGGACAAAATTTTCCTTACCCAACGTTGCCAACTCATTGTTGATCCAGTCTAACAACTCCTTATTTCCCTTTGCTACTGCGGGTGCAATCGTATCTTGACCACCAAAGGCCGGGATGGTTACGGTAAAGCCGGGGTTGGCCTTTGCCCAGGCGATCAGCTCTGTATTATCGTTGGCAATGGCAACGCCGCGTTTGTCTTTGAGGGCTGAGAAAATCTCTGTGTATTGATCGAATTTGAGCAGCTTGATGTCAGGATAATTTTTCGTAAAATAGGTTTCAGCCGTCGTTCCTTTTGCGACAATCAGCTTTTGATCCGAACCCTTCAATTGGTCAATCGTGGTGATTGGAGCACTATCAGGTGACACAATGCCAAAGGATAATTTCATATACGGATTGGCAAAATCAACTTTTTCTTTACGCTCATCGGTCACCGTAAAGTTAGCCATGATGATATCTACCTTGTTGGATTCCAAATAGGCAACCCGGCTGGCAGCATCCACCAGAACAAATTCCACCTTGGACTCGTCACCCAAGAGATCTTTGGCAAACCGCTTCGCAATATAGACGTCAAAGCCTTGATTTTTCCCTTCCGAATCCACGTAGCCAAAAGGCGGCTTATCTGCAAATACACCGATTCGAATCTTGCCATTCTTTTTAATATCCTCAATCGAAGCAAATTTAGCCGAGCCTGAACTACCGTTGGTATTACCAGCCCCTGCACATCCCACCAAACCAACAAGCAGCAAGCTCAAAGCCAGTAATAACGTCGTGAACTTCATTCCTTTTCTCATCTGTATTCCTCCCCCTGTTTGTCAGCATTTTGCATCATTCGGTTTCTTTCGCTTCTGGGTGCAATATAGAGACCAATAGAAACATGTCGATCTCTATATTGTGATTGGAAGTCGCTCATGGAATTGATGCAAAATGCTCATATCGTTTCGTACTGAAATATATCCAGAAAGTGCTGGGCACGCTCTGTTTCCGGTTGGGTAAAAAATTGCTGCGGCGTAGTCATTTCGCATATCTGTCCTTGATCCATAAAAACGATACGATCTCCTACCGACTTGGCAAATCCCATTTCATGCGTCACGATAATCATGGTCATGCCCTGTTGG
The Paenibacillus peoriae DNA segment above includes these coding regions:
- a CDS encoding substrate-binding domain-containing protein; translation: MNSPVSYTTEEIAKLLKISKLTVYDLIKKGEIPSYRVGKQMRVDASDLEAYKQRSKSQLLKHDPSPPPISMMIPPHSLSGGSTQNSSTAVITGQDISLDILVKHLESQQTSIRPLRSYGGSLDSLISMYQGKADIVSTHLWDGDSGEYNLPYIRKILNGFSYLVIRLLSRQAGLYVQTGNPYGLQGWKDLALPGLRLANREKGSGARILLDEQLRLHHIDRTALLGYEDESTHHMAVAGKVASGEADVGIGIEKAASIVGSVQFIPLIQEQYDIVMLRTPERQEWIDLILQILHSDSFRRELGAIQGYDLSETGKTLLET
- a CDS encoding putative metal homeostasis protein — encoded protein: MAREDVATARRQPSCPHKVTRRRALRTLKAAKRAS
- a CDS encoding cysteine ABC transporter substrate-binding protein; this translates as MRKGMKFTTLLLALSLLLVGLVGCAGAGNTNGSSGSAKFASIEDIKKNGKIRIGVFADKPPFGYVDSEGKNQGFDVYIAKRFAKDLLGDESKVEFVLVDAASRVAYLESNKVDIIMANFTVTDERKEKVDFANPYMKLSFGIVSPDSAPITTIDQLKGSDQKLIVAKGTTAETYFTKNYPDIKLLKFDQYTEIFSALKDKRGVAIANDNTELIAWAKANPGFTVTIPAFGGQDTIAPAVAKGNKELLDWINNELATLGKENFVHQAYKDTLTSVYGEGFTDQLVVEGGKVD
- a CDS encoding helix-turn-helix domain-containing protein → MGIVFKLEELLREIGITKNALAREAKIRPNTIYEMCNNTSKRIEFKTFNTVMETLIRLSGRPLTLHDVLEYIPENESEKH